In a genomic window of Helianthus annuus cultivar XRQ/B chromosome 10, HanXRQr2.0-SUNRISE, whole genome shotgun sequence:
- the LOC118482654 gene encoding uncharacterized protein LOC118482654, with the protein MEWWENRGCKIPLAAIDKFWTKLDFSTEELNQDECNIQAEMDNLTQQLHTQPPLVVKSMLSKMKAVLNPSMTDHQPPEVQQDTRGRPTTKVKQQKNKDKQPESQSNDYTQKPNVRRSRSKKTKEEKNTLPIIDKDFPRLAGHRYKNVIERFKDWLPSSYQRYIMHIEDAQPDGNCGFRSIAMGLGYDQKEWKWVRQELLDEMFINRMRWGHILESLDKGCYDNVYRSINWLNVEPAPMACWMWLPYTGLLVAQKFGVIVQHLSNGVCQTYFPMFDGPQEIQGINGESTDELIKRYIELYWEMVRLKITKTNEEWVNKLANALPGDRWRTYLSDLKKIYLDVNLSLFIEKIKEREHELQKISNAEAADEAKLKSEAIVQEVEEQVKEISAIKVEKKAETIQTLNCVRIPDSCTEASTNDNASAPTVCDGGSRYLLVTMRVNWNVLPPPPTTMLLRQQPRGRTPSVRIGSSCCGTGY; encoded by the exons ATGGAGTGGTGGGAAAATAGAG GTTGCAAAATTCCACTTGCCGCGATAGATAAATTCTGGACAAAACTTGATTTTTCGACAGAAGAACTTAATCAAGACGAGTGTAATATTCAGGCGGAAATGGATAACCTCACACAGCAACTACATACGCAGCCACCTCTAGTGGTAAAAAGTATGTTGTCGAAGATGAAAGCAGTGTTGAATCCAAGTATGACTGACCATCAACCGCCTGAGGTACAACAAGATACTAGGGGCCGCCCAACTACGAAAGTAAAACAACAAAAGAATAAAGATAAACAACCTGAATCACAGAGTAACGACTACACTCAAAAGCCAAATGTGCGACGTAGTCGTTCAAAGAAAaccaaagaagaaaaaaatacaCTTCCAATTATAGATAAAGACTTTCCACGGTTGGCCGGGCACAG GTACAAAAACGTGATCGAGCGTTTTAAGGATTGGCTTCCATCTAGCTATCAGAGATACATAATGCATATCGAAGATGCCCAGCCGGACGGTAACTGTGGGTTTCGATCCATAGCTATGGGTTTGGGGTATGACCAGAAAGAGTGGAAGTGGGTCCGCCAAGAGCTACTCGACGAGATGTTCATTAACAGAATGCGTTGGGGGCATATACTCGAATCATTGGACAAGGGATGTTACGATAATGTGTATCGATCGATAAATTGGTTAAATGTTGAACCTGCACCTATGGCATGCTGGATGTGGTTGCCCTACACAGGGTTGTTGGTGGCtcaaaaatttggggtgattgtTCAACATTTAAGCAACGGTGTTTGTCAAACATACTTCCCGATGTTCGATGGACCGCAG GAAATCCAAG GTATCAATGGAGAATCAACTGATGAGTTGATCAAAAGATATATCGAGTTATATTGGGAGATGGTGagattgaagataaccaagaccAATGAGGAATGGGTTAACAAGTTAGCAAATGCTTTACCGGGTGATAGGTGGAGAACGTATTTGTCAGATTTGAAGAAGATATACTTAGACGTGAATTTGAGCTtgtttatcgagaagattaaaGAGCGAGAACATGAACTACAAAAGATTAGTAATGCAGAAGCAGCTGATGAAGCAAAATTAAAATCTGAGGCAATCGTTCAAGAGgtagaggagcaggttaaagaaatttcagctatcaaggtggagAAGAAAGCTGAAACT ATTCAAACGCTTAACTGCGTTCGTATTCCAGATTCATGCACCGAAGCGTCCACCAACGACAATGCTTCTGCACCCACAGTCTGTGACGGTGGAAGTAGATATTTACTGGTGACTATGAGGGTGAACTGGAATGTTCTTCCACCTCCACCAACGACAATGCTTCTGCGTCAGCAACCTCGAGGGAGAACTCCTTCTGTACGGATTGGTTCTTCATGCTGTGGAACCGGTTACTGA
- the LOC110885381 gene encoding lysine histidine transporter-like 8, whose amino-acid sequence MRDRTDHAGSNPVTPSSVRSPPSSALSSQLHSPSLSRSPLLHSPEHEHEQSTTKATKQKTGHKITFSHTPPVVSAPPSQMHTPMVPGTPDRPVTMPPSGARTPMAYIRSRNLTPRFLTPLGSPLRKALHLTKLDPTDAWLPITESRNGNAYYAAFHTLCSGIGIQALVLPVAFTILGWAWGVIALTLAFIWQLYTLYLLVNLHESSETGVRYSRYMQLANAAFGERLGKMLALFPIMYLSAGTCMALLIIGGSTSKIFFQVVCAANECKAETLTTVEWYLVFTCGAVLLSQLPNLNSIAGISLVGAITAVGYCTLIWIISVSEGRLPNVSYNPVRVGSDVSKVFDVLNALGIISFAFRGHNLILEIQATMPSSEKHPSTVPMWKGVKVSYTLIAMCLFPLAIGGYWAYGQMIPPSGGMLTALFAYHSQDVAKSILALTSMLVIINALSSFQIYAMPIFDEMESVYVVRFKKPCPWWLRVIIRSFFGFFCFFLAVAIPFLASLAGLVGGVSLPVTLVYPCLMWLKVKKPKVYSPIWWFNWVLVAVGTVLSGLLIAAGVYVIIDNGIKFNFFEPE is encoded by the exons ATGAGGGACAGAACCGATCATGCTGGATCCAACCCGGTAACTCCATCATCTGTCCGCTCACCGCCATCCTCAGCTCTTTCTTCACAACTCCACTCTCCATCCTTATCTCGATCGCCACTCCTCCATTCACCCGAACATGAACATGAACAATCCACAACCAAAGCCACCAAACAAAAAACCGGCCACAAGATCACCTTTTCACATACTCCGCCAGTGGTCTCGGCTCCTCCATCGCAGATGCACACACCGATGGTTCCTGGGACACCAGACCGACCGGTGACCATGCCACCGAGTGGTGCTAGGACACCAATGGCTTATATAAGGTCTAGGAATTTGACACCAAGATTTTTGACACCTTTGGGAAGTCCTTTAAGAAAGGCTCTTCATCTCACCAAACTTGACCCAACAGATGCATGGCTGCCTATCACTGAATCTAGAAATGGAAATGCTTATTATGCAGCTTTTCATACACTTTGTTCTGGGATTGGGATTCAAGCGCTTGTTCTTCCTGTTGCTTTCACCATTCTTGGCTG GGCTTGGGGAGTCATAGCGTTGACTCTGGCTTTCATATGGCAACTTTACACTTTGTATTTGCTCGTAAATCTTCATGAATCATCAGAAACCGGGGTGCGATATAGTAGATACATGCAACTTGCAAATGCGGCCTTTG GTGAAAGGTTAGGAAAAATGTTGGCCCTATTTCCTATCATGTACTTGTCCGCAGGCACATGTATGGCTTTGCTCATTATCGGAGGCTCAACGTCGAAAATATTCTTCCAAGTGGTGTGTGCCGCCAACGAATGCAAGGCAGAGACGCTCACGACTGTCGAATGGTACTTGGTTTTCACATGTGGTGCGGTGCTTCTCTCTCAACTACCCAATCTAAACTCGATAGCCGGGATTTCACTCGTTGGGGCGATTACTGCAGTTGGATATTGTACATTGATATGGATAATCTCAGTGTCTGAAGGCAGACTTCCAAATGTTTCATATAATCCAGTTAGGGTTGGAAGTGATGTCTCTAAAGTTTTTGATGTTTTAAATGCCCTTGGTATTATTTCATTCGCGTTTAGAGGACACAATCTCATATTGGAAATTCAG GCCACCATGCCCTCAAGTGAAAAGCATCCATCAACGGTACCAATGTGGAAGGGTGTCAAAGTTTCATACACACTAATCGCAATGTGTTTGTTCCCACTTGCAATAGGAGGCTATTGGGCTTACGGTCAAATG ATTCCACCTAGTGGAGGGATGTTGACAGCTTTATTCGCGTACCACTCACAAGACGTGGCGAAATCGATCTTAGCATTAACAAGCATGCTCGTAATCATCAACGCTCTCAGCTCATTCCAGATCTATGCAATGCCAATATTTGATGAGATGGAGTCCGTATACGTGGTGAGGTTCAAAAAGCCATGTCCATGGTGGCTAAGGGTGATCATAAGATCATTTTTTGGATTCTTCTGTTTCTTTTTGGCGGTTGCGATCCCATTTCTAGCCAGTCTTGCTGGCTTAGTAGGGGGGGTTTCTTTGCCTGTCACATTGGTGTATCCATGCCTCATGTGGCTAAAGGTCAAGAAACCTAAGGTTTATAGTCCCATATGGTGGTTCAATTGGGTACTTGTGGCTGTTGGAACGGTCTTAAGTGGGCTCTTAATTGCAGCTGGAGTTTATGTCATTATTGACAATGGTATCAAGTTTAATTTCTTTGAACCCGAATAA